From the genome of Mycobacterium sp. 050128, one region includes:
- the priA gene encoding bifunctional 1-(5-phosphoribosyl)-5-((5-phosphoribosylamino)methylideneamino)imidazole-4-carboxamide isomerase/phosphoribosylanthranilate isomerase PriA — protein MSLILLPAVDVVEGRAVRLVQGKAGSETEYGSALDAALNWQRDGADWIHLVDLDAAFGRGSNRELLAEVVGKLDVLVELSGGIRDDDSLAAALATGCARVNLGTAALENPQWCARAITEHGEKVAVGLDVQIDPSHPEGEHRLRGRGWETDGGDLWDVLERLDAEGCSRFVVTDVTKDGTLGGPNLDLLARVAERTDAPVIASGGVSSLDDLRAIATLTDRGVEGAIVGKALYAGRFTLPQALDAVRQ, from the coding sequence ATGTCATTGATTTTGTTACCCGCCGTCGACGTTGTCGAAGGTCGTGCCGTACGCCTGGTGCAGGGCAAGGCCGGCAGCGAAACCGAGTACGGCTCTGCGCTGGACGCGGCACTGAACTGGCAACGCGACGGCGCCGACTGGATCCATCTGGTGGACTTGGACGCCGCGTTCGGCCGCGGTTCCAACCGCGAATTGCTCGCCGAGGTGGTGGGCAAGCTCGACGTGTTGGTGGAGCTGTCCGGCGGGATTCGCGACGACGATTCGCTGGCGGCGGCGCTGGCCACCGGCTGCGCCAGGGTCAACCTGGGCACCGCGGCGCTGGAGAATCCGCAGTGGTGCGCACGGGCGATCACCGAGCACGGTGAGAAGGTCGCCGTCGGGTTGGACGTCCAGATCGACCCCAGCCATCCAGAAGGCGAGCACCGACTGCGCGGGCGGGGCTGGGAAACCGATGGTGGCGACCTGTGGGATGTACTGGAACGCCTTGACGCCGAGGGATGTTCGCGGTTCGTCGTCACCGACGTCACCAAGGACGGCACGCTGGGCGGCCCCAACCTCGACCTGCTGGCCCGGGTGGCCGAGCGCACCGACGCCCCGGTCATCGCGTCCGGTGGCGTGTCGAGCCTGGACGATCTGCGCGCGATCGCCACTCTGACCGACCGCGGCGTGGAGGGAGCCATCGTGGGCAAGGCGCTCTACGCCGGGCGGTTCACCTTGCCGCAGGCACTGGACGCGGTACGGCAGTAG
- the hisH gene encoding imidazole glycerol phosphate synthase subunit HisH — MTTRSVVVLDYGSGNLRSAQRALERVGATVEVTADARAAAAADGLVVPGVGAYEACMTGLRKIAGEQIIAERVAAGRPVLGVCVGMQILFARGVEFGVETSGCGQWPGSVTRLDAPVIPHMGWNVVQSGSGSRLFKGLDASARFYFVHSYAAQRWEGSPEAVLTWATHQVPFLAAVEDGPLAATQFHPEKSGDAGAAVLSNWVEGL; from the coding sequence GTGACAACACGATCAGTCGTGGTGCTGGACTACGGTTCAGGCAATCTCCGGTCTGCGCAGCGTGCGCTGGAGCGCGTCGGTGCGACGGTGGAGGTCACCGCCGACGCGCGTGCGGCCGCGGCCGCCGACGGGCTGGTGGTGCCCGGGGTCGGCGCGTACGAGGCGTGCATGACCGGACTGCGCAAGATCGCCGGGGAGCAGATCATCGCCGAACGGGTGGCCGCCGGGCGCCCGGTGCTCGGGGTCTGTGTCGGCATGCAGATCCTGTTCGCACGCGGCGTGGAATTCGGGGTCGAGACGTCGGGGTGTGGGCAGTGGCCCGGATCCGTGACACGACTGGATGCCCCGGTGATCCCGCACATGGGCTGGAATGTTGTCCAATCCGGGTCGGGCAGTCGACTTTTCAAGGGTCTGGATGCGTCCGCCCGGTTCTACTTCGTGCATTCCTACGCTGCGCAGCGGTGGGAAGGCTCGCCGGAGGCCGTGCTGACGTGGGCCACTCATCAGGTGCCGTTTCTGGCGGCGGTCGAGGACGGGCCGCTGGCCGCCACCCAATTCCACCCGGAGAAGAGTGGGGACGCCGGTGCGGCCGTATTGAGCAACTGGGTTGAGGGACTGTAG
- the hisB gene encoding imidazoleglycerol-phosphate dehydratase HisB yields the protein MITPEAGKTTRRARIERRTKESDIVVELDLDGTGQVHVDTGVPFYDHMLTALGSHASFDLTVHTKGDVEIEGHHTIEDTAIVLGQALREALGDKKGIRRFGDAFIPMDETLAHAAVDVSGRPYCVHTGEPDHLQHTTIAGSSVPYHTVINRHVFESLAANARIALHVRVLYGRDPHHITEAQYKAVARALRQAVEADPRVSGVPSTKGVL from the coding sequence GTGATCACCCCCGAAGCAGGAAAAACGACTCGTCGCGCGCGAATTGAGCGCCGCACCAAGGAATCCGACATCGTCGTCGAGCTCGACCTCGATGGCACCGGTCAGGTGCACGTCGACACCGGTGTGCCGTTCTATGACCACATGCTGACCGCGTTGGGCAGTCACGCCAGCTTCGACCTGACTGTGCACACCAAGGGCGACGTGGAAATCGAAGGACACCACACGATCGAGGACACCGCGATCGTGCTGGGCCAGGCCCTCCGGGAGGCCCTTGGCGACAAGAAGGGTATCCGCCGGTTCGGGGATGCCTTCATTCCGATGGACGAGACGCTCGCGCACGCCGCCGTCGACGTGTCCGGCCGGCCGTACTGCGTGCACACCGGGGAACCGGATCACCTGCAGCACACCACCATCGCCGGTAGCTCGGTGCCCTATCACACCGTGATCAACCGGCACGTGTTCGAGTCGCTGGCGGCCAACGCCCGCATCGCCCTGCACGTGCGGGTGCTGTACGGGCGCGACCCGCATCACATCACCGAAGCGCAGTACAAGGCCGTCGCGCGCGCGTTGCGCCAGGCGGTCGAAGCCGACCCCCGTGTGTCGGGTGTACCGTCCACCAAAGGTGTTTTGTGA
- a CDS encoding histidinol-phosphate transaminase, with translation MTASERQVTLDDLPLRDDLRGKSPYGAPQLAIPVRLNTNENPHPPSQALVDDVVRSVRQVAGDLHRYPDRDAVALRTDLASYLTAQTGTLLGFENLWAANGSNEILQQLLQAFGGPGRSAIGFVPSYSMHPLISDSTRTEWLEAPRGDDFDLDIDAAVAAITERKPDVVFVTSPNNPTGQSIPLPDLRRLLDVTPGILIVDEAYGEFSSQPSAVELIEEYPTRLVVSRTMSKAFAFAGGRLGYLVATPALIDAMLLVRLPYHLSSVTQAAARAALRHADDTLGSVATLIAERERVVAALCRLGFRVIPSDANFVLFGEFADASAAWQRYLEVGVLIRDVGIPGYLRTTIGLADENDAFLEASAQIAATELAHSSPLGALASATTPRAAGRDQVLGAP, from the coding sequence ATGACCGCATCCGAACGGCAGGTCACCCTCGACGACCTGCCGCTGCGCGACGACCTGCGCGGCAAATCGCCTTACGGCGCACCGCAATTGGCGATTCCGGTGCGGCTGAACACCAACGAGAACCCGCACCCGCCCAGCCAGGCGTTGGTCGACGATGTGGTCCGGTCCGTGCGGCAGGTCGCCGGCGATTTGCACCGCTATCCCGACCGCGATGCGGTGGCGCTGCGCACCGATCTGGCGAGTTACCTCACCGCGCAGACCGGCACCCTGCTCGGTTTCGAAAACCTTTGGGCCGCCAATGGTTCCAATGAGATCCTGCAGCAGCTGCTGCAGGCGTTCGGCGGCCCGGGGCGCAGCGCGATCGGATTCGTCCCGTCTTACTCGATGCACCCGCTTATTTCCGACAGCACCCGCACCGAGTGGCTCGAGGCCCCGCGCGGTGACGACTTCGACCTCGACATCGACGCGGCCGTCGCTGCCATCACCGAGCGAAAACCGGACGTGGTGTTCGTCACTAGCCCGAACAACCCGACCGGACAAAGCATTCCGCTGCCGGATCTGCGCCGGCTGCTCGACGTGACACCGGGCATTCTGATCGTCGACGAGGCGTACGGCGAGTTCTCGTCGCAACCCAGCGCCGTCGAGCTGATCGAGGAGTACCCGACCCGGCTCGTCGTCAGCCGCACAATGAGCAAGGCGTTCGCGTTCGCCGGCGGCCGGCTGGGGTATCTGGTCGCCACGCCTGCGCTGATCGACGCGATGCTGTTGGTGCGGTTGCCCTATCACCTGTCGTCGGTCACCCAGGCCGCCGCCCGGGCCGCGCTGCGGCACGCCGACGACACCCTGGGCAGCGTGGCCACCTTGATCGCCGAACGCGAGCGAGTCGTGGCGGCCTTGTGCCGCTTGGGCTTTCGGGTGATCCCCAGCGACGCGAACTTCGTGCTGTTCGGCGAATTCGCCGATGCGTCCGCCGCCTGGCAGCGCTACCTGGAGGTTGGCGTGCTGATCCGCGACGTCGGCATTCCCGGCTACCTGCGCACCACCATCGGACTTGCCGACGAGAACGACGCGTTCCTCGAGGCGAGCGCCCAGATCGCCGCCACCGAGCTGGCCCATTCCAGCCCGCTAGGCGCGCTCGCAAGCGCGACGACGCCGCGTGCGGCGGGTCGCGACCAGGTATTAGGAGCCCCGTGA
- the hisD gene encoding histidinol dehydrogenase: MLARIDLRGAELTATRLRAALPRGGADVESVLSKVRPIVQAVAERGAEAALEYGESFDGVRPAAVRVPGAALQAALDALDADVRDALQVMIERTRAVHADQCRTDTTTVLGPGATVTERWVPVERVGLYVPGGNAVYPSSVVMNVVPAQAAGVDSLVVSSPPQARFEGLPHPTILAAARLLGVDEVWAVGGAQAVALLAYGGVDTDGTQLAPVDLITGPGNVYVTAAKRLCRSLVGIDAEAGPTEIAILADHTADPAHVAADLISQAEHDEMAASVLVTASEDLAAATDTEVAAQLQTTVHRKRVTTALSGPQSAIILVDDLDAGVKVVNAYAAEHLEIQTADAPQVAGRIRSAGAIFVGPYAPVSLGDYCAGSNHVLPTAGSARHSSGLSVQTFLRGIHVVDYTEAALKDVSGHVVTLAKAEDLPAHGEAVRRRFER, translated from the coding sequence GTGCTGGCCCGCATCGACCTGCGGGGCGCGGAGCTGACCGCTACCCGGCTGCGGGCGGCTTTGCCGCGCGGTGGGGCCGATGTGGAGTCGGTGTTGTCCAAGGTGCGGCCGATCGTGCAGGCCGTCGCCGAGCGCGGGGCCGAGGCGGCGCTGGAATACGGCGAGTCCTTCGACGGCGTACGCCCGGCGGCGGTCCGGGTACCCGGGGCGGCGTTGCAGGCCGCGCTGGACGCGCTGGACGCCGACGTCCGCGACGCGCTGCAGGTGATGATCGAGCGGACTCGCGCCGTACACGCCGATCAGTGCCGGACCGACACCACCACCGTGCTCGGGCCGGGTGCCACCGTCACCGAGCGATGGGTCCCCGTCGAGCGGGTCGGCCTGTACGTGCCCGGCGGCAACGCGGTGTATCCGTCCAGCGTGGTGATGAACGTGGTCCCCGCGCAGGCCGCGGGGGTCGACTCGCTGGTGGTGAGCAGTCCGCCGCAGGCCCGCTTCGAGGGCTTGCCGCACCCGACGATCCTGGCCGCGGCCCGGCTGCTCGGCGTCGACGAGGTGTGGGCCGTCGGCGGGGCGCAGGCGGTGGCGCTGCTGGCCTACGGCGGCGTCGACACCGACGGCACGCAACTGGCGCCGGTCGACCTGATCACCGGGCCCGGCAATGTCTACGTCACGGCTGCCAAGCGGCTCTGCCGCTCGCTGGTCGGCATCGACGCCGAAGCCGGGCCGACCGAGATCGCCATCCTTGCCGACCACACCGCCGACCCGGCGCACGTGGCCGCCGACTTGATCAGCCAGGCCGAACACGACGAGATGGCCGCCAGCGTGCTGGTGACCGCGAGCGAGGACCTGGCCGCGGCCACCGACACCGAGGTCGCCGCGCAGCTGCAGACCACGGTCCACCGCAAGCGGGTGACGACCGCGCTCAGCGGTCCGCAATCGGCGATCATCTTGGTCGACGACCTCGACGCCGGTGTCAAGGTGGTCAACGCCTATGCGGCCGAGCACCTCGAGATCCAGACCGCTGACGCGCCGCAGGTTGCCGGCCGAATACGTTCGGCCGGAGCCATTTTCGTCGGCCCGTACGCACCGGTTAGCCTCGGCGACTACTGCGCCGGGTCCAACCACGTGTTGCCGACCGCGGGCAGCGCCCGGCACTCCAGCGGTCTTTCGGTGCAGACCTTCCTGCGTGGCATCCACGTCGTGGACTACACCGAGGCGGCCCTCAAGGACGTCTCCGGACACGTGGTCACCCTGGCGAAAGCCGAAGATCTGCCCGCCCATGGCGAGGCGGTCCGGCGGAGGTTCGAACGATGA
- a CDS encoding nitroreductase family deazaflavin-dependent oxidoreductase has protein sequence MSTKDHPNNAPGIPMVYPTWFENFQVKYVNPALKPIARFLPGTGTIEHRGRTSGKTYKTIVTAYRNGNVLAIALGHGKTDWVKNVLAAGQADLHFARSVVHITNPRILPAGSDGTGLPRLVRLQLRRMAVLVSDIA, from the coding sequence ATGTCCACAAAGGATCACCCGAACAACGCCCCGGGCATCCCGATGGTGTATCCGACGTGGTTTGAGAACTTCCAGGTCAAATACGTCAACCCCGCGTTGAAGCCGATCGCGCGCTTCCTGCCCGGCACGGGCACGATCGAGCATCGCGGTCGCACGTCGGGCAAGACGTACAAGACCATCGTGACGGCCTATCGCAACGGCAATGTGTTGGCGATTGCGCTGGGCCACGGCAAGACGGACTGGGTGAAGAACGTGCTGGCCGCCGGGCAGGCTGACCTGCACTTTGCCCGCAGCGTCGTACACATCACCAATCCCCGGATCCTGCCCGCGGGATCCGATGGCACGGGCCTGCCCCGGCTGGTGCGTCTGCAGCTGCGCCGGATGGCGGTGCTGGTCAGCGACATCGCCTGA
- a CDS encoding alcohol dehydrogenase catalytic domain-containing protein, which produces MRQLTFEDAGRYIWRDVPEPQITAPDQAVVRPLVVACCDLDIAVANGQAPLPPGYAVGHEGLAEVVAVGDAVGTVRPGDWVVVPFQISCGSCSACRRGVTGSCGSVPLMAMYGLGPLAGLNGGGFMSDEVLVPYADAMLLPVPDGVQPNAIASLSDNIPDGWRAVGPYAAELAALDPADRRVLVVGKLSIGLYAAAFAAALGARVDYVDHDVRRLAAAEKLGAVVHDRVKPDKTWEPYPVTVHTSADPSLLAATLRATWPDGVCTDTGIYYQPIVEMPLLPMYTRGVRFVTGRVNARSAIPRVLELLAGGCDLSPAVDRVVPWAEAPSIWPTMTGKTVFTRA; this is translated from the coding sequence ATGCGGCAGCTGACCTTTGAAGACGCGGGGCGGTATATCTGGCGCGACGTGCCGGAGCCGCAAATCACCGCACCGGACCAAGCCGTGGTCAGGCCGCTGGTGGTGGCCTGCTGCGACCTCGACATCGCGGTTGCCAACGGCCAGGCGCCGCTACCGCCCGGCTACGCCGTCGGGCACGAGGGGCTGGCCGAGGTCGTGGCCGTCGGCGATGCCGTGGGCACCGTCCGGCCGGGCGACTGGGTCGTCGTGCCGTTCCAGATCAGCTGCGGCAGCTGCTCGGCCTGCCGCCGCGGCGTGACCGGCTCGTGTGGTTCGGTGCCGTTGATGGCGATGTACGGTCTTGGCCCGCTCGCCGGTCTGAACGGCGGCGGATTCATGTCGGACGAGGTGCTGGTGCCCTACGCCGACGCGATGCTGCTGCCCGTCCCGGATGGCGTGCAGCCCAACGCCATCGCCTCGCTGTCGGACAACATCCCCGACGGCTGGCGGGCGGTGGGGCCGTATGCGGCCGAGTTGGCCGCGCTCGATCCGGCCGACCGCCGCGTGCTGGTGGTGGGCAAGCTCTCGATCGGGCTGTACGCCGCCGCGTTCGCGGCCGCGCTGGGTGCCCGCGTCGACTACGTCGACCACGATGTGCGCCGGCTGGCGGCCGCCGAGAAGCTCGGCGCGGTGGTCCACGATCGGGTTAAGCCCGATAAGACCTGGGAGCCTTATCCGGTCACGGTGCACACCTCCGCCGATCCGTCGCTGCTGGCCGCCACGCTGCGAGCGACCTGGCCGGACGGCGTGTGCACCGATACCGGGATCTACTACCAGCCGATCGTCGAGATGCCGCTGCTGCCGATGTACACCCGCGGGGTGCGGTTCGTCACCGGGCGGGTCAACGCACGGTCGGCCATTCCGCGGGTGCTGGAGCTGCTGGCCGGCGGATGCGACCTGTCACCGGCCGTCGACCGGGTGGTGCCCTGGGCCGAAGCACCCTCGATATGGCCGACGATGACCGGCAAGACCGTCTTCACCCGGGCGTAG
- the nadC gene encoding carboxylating nicotinate-nucleotide diphosphorylase → MTLSDAELAVALDTVRRGLDEDLRYGPDITTLATVPAGDATAALVPREAGVIAGLDVGLLVLDEVLGAGGYQVLDRVDDGARVQPGQPVLTVRAENRGLLTAERTMLNLICHLSGIATATAAWVDAVSGTKAQVRDTRKTLPGLRALQKYAVRIGGGVNHRLGLGDAALIKDNHVAAAGSVVEALRAVREAAPDLPCEVEVDSLEQLDEVLPEKPELILLDNFPVWQTQIAVQRRDARAPAVLLESSGGLSLQTAAEYAGTGVDYLAVGALTHSVRVLDIGLDM, encoded by the coding sequence ATGACGTTGTCCGACGCCGAGCTGGCCGTTGCTCTCGACACCGTCCGGCGTGGCCTGGACGAGGATCTGCGCTACGGACCCGACATCACCACGCTCGCCACGGTGCCCGCCGGCGACGCGACGGCGGCCCTGGTGCCCCGGGAAGCGGGCGTCATCGCCGGCTTAGATGTCGGCCTGCTGGTGCTCGACGAGGTGCTCGGTGCCGGCGGCTATCAGGTGCTCGACCGCGTCGACGACGGTGCCCGCGTGCAGCCCGGCCAGCCCGTCTTGACCGTGCGGGCCGAGAACCGTGGGCTGTTGACCGCCGAGCGCACGATGCTGAACCTGATCTGCCACCTGTCGGGGATCGCCACCGCGACGGCGGCCTGGGTGGACGCCGTCAGCGGCACCAAGGCGCAGGTCCGCGATACCCGCAAGACGCTCCCCGGCCTGCGTGCCCTGCAGAAGTACGCGGTCCGGATCGGCGGCGGGGTCAACCACCGCCTCGGGCTGGGCGACGCAGCACTGATCAAGGACAACCACGTCGCGGCCGCCGGATCGGTCGTCGAGGCGCTGCGCGCGGTGCGCGAGGCGGCACCCGATCTGCCGTGCGAGGTCGAAGTCGACTCGCTCGAGCAGCTCGACGAGGTACTGCCCGAGAAGCCGGAGTTGATCCTGTTGGACAATTTCCCGGTGTGGCAGACCCAGATCGCCGTGCAGCGTCGTGACGCCCGCGCGCCCGCGGTGCTGCTGGAGTCGTCGGGCGGGCTGAGCCTGCAGACCGCGGCGGAATACGCCGGCACGGGAGTGGACTACCTGGCCGTCGGCGCGCTGACTCACTCGGTACGCGTGCTCGATATCGGGCTGGACATGTAG
- a CDS encoding L-aspartate oxidase, which yields MTRPAWTDSADVVVIGTGVGGLAAALAAHRAGRKVVVLSKADETHGVTATHYAQGGIAVVLPDNDDSVENHVADTLAAGAGMCDPGAVYSIVADGYRAVSELVSDGARFDESMPGQWALTREGGHSRRRIVHAGGDATGAEVQRALDHAARLLDIRSSHVALRVLHDGTAVTGLAVGNPDGIGIISAPSVILASGGLGHLYSATTNPNGSTGDGIALALWAGVAVSDLEFIQFHPTMLYSASPGPRAGNRRPLITEAIRGEGAVLVDRQGNSVTAGVHPMGDLAPRDVVAGAIDARLRATGDECVFLDARGIDGFEARFPNVTAACRAAGVDPVRQPIPVVPGAHYSCGGVVTDVHGRTELPGLFAAGEVARTGMHGANRLASNSLLEGLVVGGRAGKAASTHALAAGRALAIPPEPIAHTASKRRELQSAMTRDASVVRDASGLQRLSETLSRARVRAIEGRRDFEDVALTLTARAVAAAALARSESRGCHHRADYPESAPNKARSIMVRSADTVYAEDLAAVS from the coding sequence ATGACCCGCCCGGCTTGGACCGATAGCGCCGACGTCGTCGTGATCGGCACGGGTGTCGGGGGATTGGCCGCCGCGCTGGCGGCGCACCGGGCGGGCCGCAAGGTCGTCGTTCTCAGCAAGGCCGACGAAACCCACGGGGTCACCGCTACGCACTACGCGCAGGGCGGGATCGCGGTCGTGCTGCCGGACAACGACGACTCCGTCGAGAACCACGTCGCCGACACCCTAGCCGCGGGTGCCGGGATGTGCGACCCCGGCGCGGTCTACTCGATCGTCGCCGACGGGTACCGCGCGGTCAGCGAATTAGTCTCAGACGGTGCGCGATTCGACGAATCAATGCCCGGCCAGTGGGCGCTGACCCGCGAGGGCGGACATTCGCGACGGCGCATCGTTCATGCCGGCGGCGACGCCACCGGCGCCGAGGTGCAGCGGGCACTCGACCACGCCGCCCGGCTGCTGGACATCCGCAGCAGCCACGTGGCGCTGCGAGTGCTGCACGACGGCACGGCGGTGACCGGCCTGGCCGTAGGCAATCCGGACGGCATCGGGATCATCAGCGCGCCCTCGGTGATCCTCGCCTCCGGCGGCCTCGGGCATCTCTACAGCGCGACCACCAACCCCAACGGATCCACCGGCGACGGAATCGCTTTGGCGTTGTGGGCCGGCGTCGCGGTCAGCGATCTCGAGTTCATCCAGTTCCACCCCACCATGTTGTACAGTGCCAGTCCCGGCCCGAGGGCCGGGAATCGCCGGCCGCTGATCACCGAGGCCATCCGCGGAGAGGGTGCGGTATTGGTTGACCGGCAAGGCAATTCAGTCACCGCGGGAGTGCACCCGATGGGCGACCTGGCGCCGCGCGATGTCGTCGCGGGGGCCATCGACGCACGGCTGAGGGCCACCGGCGACGAATGCGTCTTCCTCGACGCGCGCGGCATCGACGGCTTCGAGGCCCGGTTCCCCAACGTCACCGCCGCGTGCCGGGCAGCCGGCGTAGACCCCGTCCGCCAACCTATCCCGGTGGTGCCGGGCGCCCACTACAGCTGCGGCGGCGTGGTCACCGACGTGCACGGCCGCACCGAGCTGCCCGGGCTGTTCGCCGCCGGTGAGGTAGCCCGCACCGGCATGCACGGGGCTAATCGCTTGGCGTCCAACAGCTTGCTGGAAGGTCTGGTGGTGGGTGGCCGCGCCGGGAAGGCCGCTTCCACACATGCGCTGGCGGCCGGGCGGGCGCTCGCGATCCCGCCCGAGCCGATCGCTCACACCGCGTCGAAACGCCGCGAACTGCAATCGGCGATGACTCGCGACGCGTCGGTGGTCCGCGACGCGTCGGGGCTGCAGCGTCTGTCCGAGACGCTGTCCCGGGCGCGGGTCCGCGCGATCGAGGGCCGTCGCGATTTCGAGGACGTCGCGTTGACGCTGACCGCCCGCGCGGTGGCCGCCGCGGCGTTGGCCCGCAGCGAAAGCCGGGGCTGCCACCACCGCGCCGATTACCCGGAGTCCGCGCCGAACAAGGCCCGCAGCATCATGGTCCGGTCGGCCGACACGGTGTACGCCGAAGACCTGGCGGCGGTGTCCTGA
- the nadA gene encoding quinolinate synthase NadA: protein MTVMNRMDTLAEDMVAGIADSPTGYGGVDGDQQWADEIRRLANLRGATVLAHNYQLPAIQDVADHVGDSLALSRIAAEAPEDTIVFCGVHFMAETAKILSPQKSVLIPDQRAGCSLADSITPDELSAWKDEHPGAVVVSYVNTTAAVKALTDICCTSSNAVDVVESIDPDRDVLFCPDQFLGAHVRRVTGRKNVHVWAGECHVHAGINGDELTDQARANPDAELYVHPECGCATSALYLAGEGAFPAERVKILSTGGMLDAAHETRARKVLVATEVGMLHQLRRAAPEVDFQAVNDRASCKYMKMITPAALLRCLVEGADEVHVDPEIAAAGRRSVQRMIEIGQPGGGE, encoded by the coding sequence GTGACGGTCATGAATCGCATGGACACGCTCGCCGAAGACATGGTTGCCGGCATCGCCGACTCGCCCACCGGCTACGGCGGTGTGGACGGTGATCAGCAGTGGGCCGACGAGATCCGCCGCCTGGCGAACCTGCGGGGCGCCACCGTGCTCGCGCACAACTACCAGCTGCCCGCGATTCAGGACGTCGCCGATCACGTCGGCGATTCGCTTGCGTTGTCGCGAATCGCCGCCGAGGCGCCGGAGGACACCATCGTGTTCTGCGGCGTGCACTTCATGGCCGAGACGGCCAAGATTCTGAGCCCGCAGAAGTCGGTGCTGATCCCGGATCAGCGTGCCGGTTGCTCCCTGGCCGATTCGATCACTCCCGACGAGCTGAGCGCCTGGAAGGACGAGCACCCCGGCGCCGTCGTCGTCTCCTACGTCAACACCACCGCGGCCGTCAAGGCGCTCACCGACATCTGCTGCACCTCGTCCAACGCGGTCGACGTGGTCGAGTCGATCGACCCCGACCGTGACGTGCTGTTCTGCCCGGACCAATTCCTCGGGGCCCACGTCCGCCGGGTGACCGGCCGCAAGAACGTCCACGTGTGGGCCGGTGAATGCCATGTGCACGCCGGAATCAACGGCGACGAGCTCACCGATCAGGCCCGCGCCAATCCCGACGCCGAACTGTATGTGCACCCCGAATGTGGTTGCGCCACTTCGGCGTTGTACCTCGCCGGCGAGGGAGCCTTTCCCGCCGAGCGGGTCAAGATCCTTTCCACCGGCGGCATGTTGGACGCGGCACACGAGACGCGGGCCCGCAAGGTCCTGGTCGCCACCGAGGTCGGCATGCTGCACCAATTGCGCCGAGCCGCACCGGAAGTCGATTTCCAGGCGGTCAACGACCGCGCGTCCTGCAAGTACATGAAGATGATCACCCCCGCAGCGCTGCTGCGCTGCCTGGTCGAAGGCGCCGACGAGGTTCACGTCGACCCGGAAATCGCTGCGGCGGGCCGGCGCAGCGTGCAGCGCATGATCGAAATCGGCCAGCCGGGCGGCGGCGAATGA
- a CDS encoding NUDIX hydrolase — MPNGSTAHEVLAVVFQVHQTTEQVKGASRKGKPQLNVLLWQRARDPQRGSWSLPGGRLRNDEDMTTSVRRQLAEKVDLRELAHLEQLAVFSDPGRVPGARVIASTFLGLVPSPATPELPPDTRWHPVSALPPMAFDHGPMVTHAHARLIAKMSYTNIGFALAPKEFALSTLRDIYSATLGYQVDATNLQRVLVRRGVITQTGTIAQSGRSGGRPAALYHFTDAALRVTDEFAALRPPGQP; from the coding sequence ATGCCCAATGGTAGCACCGCACATGAAGTGCTCGCGGTCGTGTTCCAAGTTCACCAGACGACCGAGCAGGTTAAGGGAGCCTCCCGAAAGGGAAAACCGCAGCTTAACGTGCTGTTATGGCAGCGTGCGCGCGATCCGCAGCGCGGCTCCTGGTCGCTGCCGGGCGGGCGGTTGCGCAACGACGAGGACATGACCACGTCCGTGCGGCGCCAGCTGGCCGAAAAAGTGGATTTACGCGAGCTGGCCCACCTGGAGCAGCTCGCCGTGTTCTCCGACCCGGGCCGCGTGCCGGGCGCGCGGGTGATCGCGTCGACCTTTCTGGGCCTGGTGCCCTCCCCCGCCACTCCGGAGCTGCCGCCGGACACCCGGTGGCACCCGGTGAGCGCGCTGCCGCCGATGGCGTTCGACCACGGCCCGATGGTGACGCACGCACATGCCCGGCTGATCGCCAAGATGTCCTACACCAACATCGGATTCGCCTTGGCGCCAAAGGAATTCGCACTCTCCACGCTACGCGACATCTACAGCGCAACGCTGGGCTATCAAGTGGACGCGACGAATCTGCAGCGGGTGCTGGTCCGTCGCGGCGTGATCACGCAGACCGGCACCATCGCGCAGTCGGGTCGCAGCGGCGGGCGGCCGGCGGCGTTGTACCACTTCACCGACGCCGCGCTGCGAGTCACCGACGAATTCGCCGCGCTTCGGCCGCCCGGCCAGCCTTGA